The genomic DNA AGTTCGCAATCATCACCTTCACTGTTGCAATTGATGGATTTGCTTCGCCTTCGAACTGCAAGCGTATCGGCAGGAAAGCGGTGAGAAGACCCTGATAGCTACGCCGCGCTTTTCTTGAACGATGCGACGAGTACCCGTTTTGCCTTACCTACTGTTCGACGGTTCTTGCGAATGCGGTCGAGGTCACGGGCTGTATTAGCGGTGATATACGACCTATGACAGCGTGAGCAGTGTACGGTTGGAATGTCCTCGATGACGACGAGCTTGTCACCACGACCAAAACTTTTTGTCGCCTTCTTGATGGCGGCTGTCCGAGCGCCGCAGAGATCACATTGCATCATTCCTACTCACGATAGACGGTGATGACGACTGCTTTTCTCGTCGGTCCGATCTTCAAGACGATGTTCACCGATTCACCGGAACAACCCGTTCCAGCAAGTATATATTTTCGTTCCCTGGTAGCCCGATCGTTTTGTCGCTCGATAATTTTGCCGGTCAGGATAGCGTGCTCAATGTCTTCGGCCAGAACGTCATCCTCAGCCATCTCCTCAAGTGCATGGATTGTGATGATGTACTGACGTTTCCGGATCAGTGAACGGAGTTGTTTGAGCACCCGCTCGAACATTCAGAGGCCATTCTACGCCGCGCCGTTCTTATGCTCAAGCATCACTGGAGTGCACATCTGTTCGTCACTGCTTTGACTATACCGAACGAACGATCTGCACTGCTGCATCCCGCTCGAGCCGCCCCAGCGCTGACACCTTTCCTCCTCGCTCCTTTCGAACGATCCGCTCAATTTGCACAATTGCGCCGCGATGCCATTGATCGAATGCTTCGTTTTGAGGAGACGCAAGCCTTTCTTGCCGTCCGACCTCTTGACGGCCATGCTCGTTACAGAGCCAGGCGCGTTTCTCCCCTTTCAATTTACGGAGCTCGCTCACGACTCGATACACGTCAGGGCTCCGATTCACAATTATTTTCCCATCCTTGCGCAGCAATAGATAGGAAAACTTGAGCGCATCCTTAATGAACCCGACTTCTTCATCGATTTCCTGAATCGACACCGGAGGCTCCCAAGCTCGCTCTTCATGACACCAGTCATCAGGCTTCGCTAACGCCGGGCAATTCGACTCATGGAGGCATGGACTATAAATGGTACAACGTTTCTCTCGAAGCAAGTGATCGCGCACCTGGTGGAGTGCGCGAGAGGTTTCTCGTAAGGCGGGCTCCACGATCATTATCGTGCCGTGCGGTGCCAGTAACGCTAGGGACTCATTTACAAAGGCAGTTCGCGCCATGATTGGATCACAGGCACCTGCAAAGATCTCGTTCAAACAGTTGGCAAGAATGATGAGATCGAACGGCTCTTTTTGTTGAACCTGCTCCAACCAGCCCCGTTGCTCCAAATCTCCGACATACGTTTGCAAGCCCGCTTCTTGACTATTGTCCAGCTGACAGTACCGATCCCACAGCCGTCTGGCTTGTCCGAGAGCTCTTGATGAACTATCGACAGCGATAATCGACAAGGTATGGGGCGATGCTCGCTGACGCCACCAGTCTAGGACGGCCAAAAGTCCGGTACCTGGACCTGATCCAAGATCCAGTACTGAGAAGCGTTCGCCTATTTCAGGTGCCGGCATCTCATTGAGCAGAACCTGAATCTTGGCAAGATTTACCGGTAGGAAATAGCCAAGATATGCCATCGCATAGGCTTGATCGTCGAGGTAAGCCCGGTTCAACGTAGCCCGTTCTTTAGTAAAAAGTCGGGACAGTTCCGTCACTGCCTTCGCGACCCTCTCACGTGGGATGGCTTCTTTGTCGATCAGTTGCTGAATCGTCCCAATGAGCGGCAACGAGACCGTGGCGTTGAGGCATCGCATAGGCCTAGTGTATGCTCGGCTTATTACGGAGGACAACCATGACTGATGAAATCCTGAATGCTTATAAAGAAGTCGAATCGGCGGTGGAACGCTATATCAGGCTGCTGCACGACCATGTCACAATGCTGCAAAACATCGAACCCCCTGGTTCCGACAAGGTCGTCCGACTGACTGCCGGCTCAAAGGCCATGACGGATAGTGCGGCAATTTATTTATCTTATGCGAAGTATGTGGCCTACGGCATGCCGGCGAGCGAGGAAATGGTTGAGGATGAAATCCAAGGTTGACTGGCGCGTTATTCGTCAATCGTTATTCGTGAAACGCAAGAGGCATTCATGACGAATAACGTTTAACGATTCACGAATAACGCGGCGCATAGAAAAACAAAAGAGCCTACCCGGGAAACCGGACAGGCTCTTTTCATTTGTTAAGAAGCACCGATTTAGATACTGCGCATGAAGTGGGCAACCTCATCATGGCTGACGGTTCCGCCCATCACCTGTGACATCGCGACATTCGTAGATTTCTTACCAGTGAGGCCGGATTCGACTTCATCAACGATCAGTTCGACCGGCATCGATTGACCGCCGTACACGCGTGGCCCTCCGATGATCTTGGCTTTGGAGTAACCATACACCGCTGTTGCTACTTCCTTGGCCAGCCAACCGACATAGTTGAATTCCGGCACGACGATCAGCTTGGCATTCTTGCACAGTTCGCGCAGCTCCTTTGTCGGGAACGGACGGAGCGATCGAACTTTGATCAATCCGACGTTAAGGCCCTTATCCTTGCAAAGACGTACCGCTTCTCGCGATTGGGCCGCCGCGCTGCCGGAGGCGATGATAATGGCCTCCGCACCTTCGACGTTTTCCGCCGTCAGTAAACCACCCATGTACTTATTGATGTACTTGCGGGAGCGTTCAACCGCTGCCCAGACCTCTTGTTGCCACACGGCGTGAATGTTGTACGCCATGAAGTTCGACTTCTGAACCGGAGCATCACGGGACAGACGAGCAGGAGGATTCTCCGCATCAAGCACCGGGACCGCACCCCGCCAGGCTTCTCGAGGCGGCAACTTGATGCCACGATCTTGCATGCGCACATAGCCTCGGGCATGCGTCACGAAGAACCCATCGCAGCAAACCCCGACCGGCAAGGTCACATCGTTCTTTTCACTGATTGTGAAGCCGGCCATCGTGAAATCGAACATGTCTTGCTGGTTCTCGGCATGGAAGACGATCATCCCGCAGTTCAGCAGGTAGGATACTTCAATGTTGTCCGGCTGAATAGCGAGCGGCGCGTTGACCACGCGGCAGGTAAACATGGCAACGACAGGAAGACGGTGGCCAGGCCAGGAAGCGATACCCTCCAGACCGCGTAACGTACCAGGTCCGGCAGTGGCGGTATAGCAACGGACGCCCGAGCGCGATCCACCGGCGATCGCCGCCATGACACCGACTTCTTCTTCGCCTCGGTAATACTCTTTCACGTAGCCTTCGCCGTAGAGCACGCCGACCAGCTGCATAGTTTCACTCTGAGGGGTAATCGGATAGGCGATGGCCAAATCCACGTTCGAGCGACGGACCGCTTCCTTCGCCGCCTCACTACCGGTGATGAATTCCTTCGTCCGCGGTGCTTCGAGGAACATGTACTCAGGAGTCACGACTTTCTGTCGCTTTGCTTCCCCATGAGGATCTTTTTTCCCATCCGACTTTGGCACCGCGACGCTGGTGATGGGATCGCCTTGCGGATTAGTTTTGACTTCGGTTTCACTCATTGTTGCACCTCTATAAGAATGGTGAGCTGCGCGCTCAACCTACCCTTCTCGCTTCATTTGTTCGGCCGAATGGCCAAACATCGCCGCACTACCGACTCCGCCAGGGGTCGGTGCAAACGCCATCGGATTGGTGTGGGTCTTCCCATCATGGACTTTAGATTGCGTTCCGGTAAAGCGCACGTTCTCGCCGTTCTCCGGCAACTTAATACCCATTTCTTCGCGTACCCGCTTGAAGATTTGGGCAACACGTTTCAACTTTGCCGTATCTGAGTCGCGGATGGTGAGCATGGCGTCTTCATGACCCTGCTCGGCACAAATCGCCATCGTGCAGCAATTCGTTCCCGCCCGGATCATCTTGAGCGTCAGATTCGCATAATGACAATGCACCCCGATGAAGATACAGGCTTCTATCTTATTGCCCCAGATTGTGAGGTTGGGATGATTGGGATTGATAACTTCTTCCGGATCGATCTTTGGATACTTCGGACGATAGTCCGGCATGGGAATGATCATGACTTCCGGAATTTGCGCGGCGATTTCCAGCGTTGCTTTCGCTTTTTCCACTGCATGATCGTTCCAAGCCCAGAGCAACAACGGCCCGGGAAAGATGGTCGCGTTCGGGCTCGTCAGCATTTTTCGAGCCATCTCCTCGATCACCACTTCCTCGTTCGGCTCGAGCAATCCGTAAAATAATCCCTCCCCTGGATCCGGCAGCGATACTCCCAACTGCGCGGCGGACGGAGGATGGAAGCCCGCGGGGCCCGGTACGATAATACGCTCTCTAGTATCCTGTGTTGTTGCCACGCCCTTCCCCTTTCCTAAGCAGGATGTTGAAAAAGTCTTCCAGCGGCGTTCTCGCATCATTCAGAGGCTTAACGTACGGCAAAGAGTACGCTTCGCCTCTTCATTCGCTGCGGCCTTGCTGGAAGGCCCTTTTGAACATCCTGCAAGACTACTTTAACTTATTCGAGGCTCACTCCACCGATCAGCATCATGATCGTTGATTAATAACCGGCTGGCCTCTCGATTATCCGACGACCGGACTGGCCAAAACGGCCGTTGTGCTCTTTTCGCCGTAGGTGATGTTCTCGGTCAGCGCTGCCTTCGGCAGCTGATCGATCATGATCATTTTGATTGCATTGTTTTTTGCCATGTTGTCGCAGACCCACACACATTGCGCACAGCCCTTACAGCGATCCACCGCCACGTAGGCCGAACCGTACTTGAATCCTTGGTCTTTGCCCAATTCGTCGCTGTACTGAATAGTATTGGCTTCCGGGCAATATTGCGTACAGAGCTTACAGCTTTTCGCAGCACAGATTTCAACACTGATATCGGCAACAAGATACATGGTGCTCCTTTATGCGCTGGCGGCCGCCACTGGCTCGTCCACCCGTTTGGCGTCCTTCGACGCCCAGCCCTTGTCGACGGCATAGTTCCAGGCCGCCCGCATGACCGCAACGTTCTTCTCAATCAACTCCTGTTTCTTCTTGAACTTCCGCTCGACGACGCTGTCCAACGCGGCCGTACCACCCGACACCACGAATCCTTTGCCGAGGAACCGATCTTTCACGGCCTGTTCCAGTGCCTGCATATCCGTCAATCCTGTGATGGCGCCGATGCAGCCCATCAGCGCCATGTTGGTGGCAAGATCCATCCCCGAAACTTCCAACGAAATCTTCGTGGCCGGGATATAATACAGCTTCGCGCGGCGCTCTTCCAATTCACGAGCTTGATCTTTATGCAACTTCATCGGCCCGTCGTTATTGATCAACGCAATTCCGTCTTCTTTCAGGCCGAAATAGAACGGCATCGTATAAGACTTGCCATGAGTGATGACTTGCGGATGGAAGATGATAATGATGTGCGGAAACGTGATTTCACCGATTTCGTAAATCGGCTCATCCGACACCCGAACATAGCTTTCGACGGGCGCCATCCGCTTTTCCGACCCGTAGAACGGCACAATGGTGCTTTCGCCGCCGGCATTGATGACGGCGGTGCTGAGAATATGCGAGCCGGTGACGACACCCTGCCCCCCGACGCCTGCCATCCGAATATTGAATCGCTTTGCCATGATGACCTCCTCGTGAACGCTTAAGCCTTGCCGGGAATCGCGGCGGCGGGAGCAGCCGGCTTGGCAAGAAATTCCTTATAGCCATAACGCTCAGTGAGGTATTGCTTCGCTTCTTCGCTGACGTATTCCGTGAATTGATACCGATCGTTCTCCACCGCCTTCGCATCTTCCATGACCTTGTCGGTCGGAATGGCATATTCGATGTTGCAGGACGTGTAGGCCTGAATGTAAGTCGATCCGACTTCGCGCGCAATCAACACCGCTTTTTTGATCACACTTTCCACGCGGCGCGGATTGTTGGGCACCACTGTGGCGACGTAGGCGCAACCGGCAACCTTGGCCATCTGCACCATATCCATCTTCTCAAACTTCTTGCCGAGCGGTGCCATTTTCAACACGGCTCCGCGATTGGTCATGCCGCTTTCCTGGCCACCGGTATTCCCGTAGACTTCATTGTCCAACATGATCGTCGTGAACCGCTCCTTGCGGAACCAAGAGTGGAGGACCTGCTGAAAGCCGATGTCCGCCGTGCCGCCGTCTCCGGCCATCACCACCACATCCTTCGGCTTGTCGCCGAAACGAAGACGGAGGCCTCGGGACAGGCCGCTCGCCACTCCGTTTTGGTCACCGTAATTGCCGTAGACAAAGGGAATCGCCGCCTGGGAGATAGCTAGACGACCGCAGCCGGCCGTCCCGACAGTAATCGTGTCTTCAGGATTGGGAAACGCAATCATAGCCAGCCGAATGAAGAGCGTCATCGCACAACCGGCGCACATGGGATGTTCTTCCAACACTTCCTTGAAGCTTCCCATTTGTGAAACCGTGACCTTCTTCCCAAAAGGTCCATGTTCCACCATGTCCCGATATTCCTTTGGCATAAACTTCTCAAATCCATTGGAAAATTTGACATAATCAAGACTCATCAGGCACCTCCCTTATATATCGTTGGCAACGGCCAACCGCTGCTCATATTCTTCTCCACACCACTCCCCATGCATCGAAGAAAAACTTGAGGGCTTAAGGATTTGATAATCGGACCAGTGCTTAAATGCTTACGAGCCTTGGGCATCCTAGCAAAGCCGAAAAAAGACTGTCAATCTTTGCTCAACCTTTCCTTGTCTCTGTAACCACCCATCAGATTTCACAGATTTCAAATTTCCCATCTATGAATTTTGTTATGAATTTCCGCGTTACCCACCGAATAGTATAACGCCATGAAAATCAAAGCAACTTCTAAGAGGGCCCAAGGTATCCAAAAGAAGGCCTAGATTCAGCTGACAAAAATAGGCCATTCGCCCCAAATAGCCAGGGCGACAAATACAACTTCCGAATTCTATAACAATCACGTTTAGACATTGCCGATCTCCTGCATTCCGTTTACACTGCATGTCATGCCGCTACGCGTTCTTATCCCGGGTGAAGATGATGCCGGTGTCCATGTCGGCGGAGTTCATAAACGTCCCCCGATTCCGGACGATTCGGTCAAGGCCGAATGTCCAAAATTCATGGCACATGGTCCGTGCGGAGGGGTCCGCAAAGGCGGGTTCTGCGAAGTCTATCCCGAGATGAAGTGTCCTTGGGTCTCGCTTTATGTGGAACTGGAGAAAATCGGCCAAACTGAATGGATGAAGCAAGTCTAGCAAAACGTGAGGCGTGAAACGTGAAACGTGAAACGGTCGGAAGAAAACCCAAGACCTCGAAACTGGGCTACAACGAGCGGCATGCGAAGAGTGGAATCAGCGCCCCTCTACCCGACATCGAAACCTTCCCGAATCAGTATAAAGGATATGAGATTACGATTGAGATCCCCGAGTACACAGCAATTTGCCCCAAAACCAACTTGCCGGATTTCGGAACCATTACACTGCACTACATGCCTGATCAAAAATGTCTTGAATTGAAAGCGCTCAAACTGTACATCCACGCCTACCGTAATCTCGGCATCTTCTACGAAAATGCCGTCAACAGAATTCTTCAAGACATTGTCAAAGCCTGCCGTCCCGTATGGGCGAAAGTCACCGGTACCTTCACTGCGCGCGGCGGGTTGTCGAGCAAGATCGAAGCCCGGTATCCTTGATCCCATCAATAGGGCTCTGGTCATCAGTCATTAGCAAAAGAAGTCGATCTTTTCATCTTGAGTAACTAATGACCATGACGGTGACTTCTTTTTATGGCGACATATGCAATCGGCGATGTGCAAGGATGCCACGATGCCTTGCAACGCCTCGTTCAACATATTCGTTTCGACCCCGTGAAAGATCGACTGTGGTTCGTCGGCGATCTCGTCAACCGCGGGCCTGACTCCCTCGGTGTGCTTCGCTACATCCGTTCGCTCGGACCATCTGTCCGCGTCGTGCTCGGTAACCACGACATCTTCCTCCTTGCGGTCTCGGAAGGAGTGGTGACGCTTCGACCCAAAGATACGATCCGCGACGTATTGGAAGCCGGCGACCGGCTGGACTTGATCGATTGGCTTCGGCGCCAACCCCTGCACTATCGCGAGGGGTCGTTCTTTATGACCCATGCGGGCCTACTCCCTCAATGGACCGCGCAAGATGCCGCTCAATTGGCCGGCGAGGTCGAGACCGCACTGCAAGGTGACGGTTTCCGATCGTTCTTACGATCATTTTTCCACGAGCCGGTGGTTACGTGGAGTCCCAACCTTATCGACACCTTACGGTTGGTCACCGTTGCGCGCGTGCTGACCAGACTCCGCACCTGCACGCCGAGCGGCGAGATATCCGATTTTTCCGGCCGGCCGGAAGAGACGCCGCTCGGCTACCAGCCCTGGTTCAGTATTCCCGGCCGCAAGAGCGCCGACACCACTTTGATTACGGGGCACTGGGCGGCGCTCGGCTTGCACATCGAGCCGAATCTGCTGGCAATCGATAGCGGCTGTGTGTGGGGTCGGCAGCTAACGGCAGTGCGATTGGAGGATCGGACAGTGTTTCAAGTTGATGGATTGGCACGGCATTGACCGGCCTCAGCTCAGACTCCAGCGACCAGGCGCACCAAGGGAACCCGCTCGCCGAAACCGAATGTAATGGGTGTCGTGAATTCCTCCGGATCGACATAGGTTCCGAACAGTCGGTCCCAAATCGAAAACGTCACCCCGAAATTCGCGTTGGCATGCGCTGAATGGTCGCTATGATGAACATGGTGATACCGTGGCGTCACAACGATCCATTCCAGCCAATTCGAGCGCCAAGTGACGTTCATGTGCATCCAGTCATTCAAGAGCATATGAGAAGACAACACCGCCCAATACATCCACCATGGAGCATGACCGAAAACTGAAAAAGCCATTATCCAGGGTAGATTGAACAATACCTGTTGTAGAAGCGAGGCCCGGTATCCGGCCAACCAATACATGTGCGTCGGAGAATGGTGCCACTTATGGATACGCCAAAACGGACGAAGGTGCAGAAACCGATGTGCTCAGTAGGCGCCGAAGTCTCCAACCACATAATACAAGGCAAAAGCCGCCACGGTCGGAAGGGTCGAGATAAATTCGGGCAACACCGGCCGCATCACGATTCGTTCGCTCACATACAAGGCGGCGGGGAGCAGCAAGTACCCGACCAGCGCCGCCCCGGCGACGTCCATCAAAAGGAGCGACCGATAAGGCACCTCCCTCGCCGGCATCATCCGTTCAAGCACCGTGACAACGATGACCCTCGTCGTGAACAAAAAAGGGATGAAGAGGTTATGGTCAAAAATGAACTGCCGGAACTCTCGGCTCAGTAACCATTCAATCCATTCCATCCCGCCTACCCGTCCTCATGCAAGTCGGAAGGCCGGACTCTATCAAACGGACTTAGCCCTGTCCTCCCTCCTTTCGAATAGGAAACAGGACGCTGGCGATCGCGTGGAGATATGAAATCCTTCGGGTGAGGAAAACTCAGGGAGGAGCCGTATGAGAGGTCTAGTGATAGCTTTCTGAATCCGAAGGGAACTTTCCCTGTTCCACTTCTTCTTTGTAACGAGTCAGCGCTTGGAGAGTGTCGGCCTTGAGGTGCCCATAGGCCTTCACGAATTTCGGGATGAACGCATCAAAGAGTCCAAGGAGGTCATACAGCACCAGCACTTGGCCATCACAATGAGGTCCCGCCCCGATTCCGATGGTAGAGATTGAAAGGGTGTGCGTGATCTTTCTTGCCAACTCAGCCGGTATCGCTTCCAGTACAAGAGCAAAGGCCCCGGCGGCTTCGATAGCTTTTGCATCCTGAAGCAACCGGGAAGCTTGATCGTCGGCTTTCCCTTGGACCTTGTATCCGCCCAACGCCCAGACTGATTGTGGTGTCATGCCCAGGTGCCCCATGACCGGAATCCCAACACTCGTCATGGCCTTGATTCGATCCGCCATGACGGCGCCCCCTTCCAGCTTTACCGCAGCGGCACCCGCTTGCAGCAATCGGCCCGCATTGCGCAGGGCCTCCTCTGTGCTGGTCTGATAGGACATAAACGGCATATCCGCAATGACCAGCGCTCGTTGCACTACCCCGGCAACCAGCTTGGTGTGATACAGCATGTCATCCATCGTGACCGTGAGCGTATTGGGTTTTCCCTGTACGACCATGCCCAGCGAATCCCCGACCAGAATCACCCGGATTCCCGCTTGCTCGACGATACGTGCGAACAGCGCGTCATAGGCCGTCACGACGGCGAGTTTTTTCTTGTCTCGTTTGAACTGCTGGAAATCCAGGATCGTCATCAGTTCAATTCAGCTTTGGTGATGATCTCGGCCAACCGATGCGTGGCCTTGATCGCCATGATATGAACACCGTCGCAGTGCGGCCGCACCGCCTTGATGGTCCGTACGGCTATCTCGACTCCGACGTCCTCCGCCTTCTCACCGGCCATTTTGAGCTCATCGATCATCTCGTCTGGGACCGAGATGCCGGGAATATGTGCGTTCATGAATTCCGCCATCTTGTGGTTGCGCAACACAAGGATACCGGCAAGAACCTTGACCTTATAGGGCCGGATCGCTTTCATGAAATTCGCGAACTGCTCCGGGTGATACACCGCTTGGGTTTGGAAGAATTGGGCACCCGCTTTCACCTTCACTTCAAACTTGGCGAGCATAGGTCCGACTGGGTCGGCCTCCGGTGTGACGGCGGCACCGATCGTAAACGCCGTCGAGCCGTCCAGCTTGTGCCCGCCCATGTCATGCCCCCTGTTCAATCCTTGCACGAGCTGCATGACTTGGACCGAGTCCAAATCATACACCGGCTTGGCCTCCTTATGATCACCGACCGTCGGATAGTCGCCCGTGAGACACAGAATATTTCGAATCCCAAGCATGTGGGCGCCCATCAAGTCCGACTGCATGGCGATTCGATTGCGATCACGACAGGTCAACTGCATCACGGGGTCATGGCCCAACTCATACAGGAGGCGACAGACCGGCAGTGAACCGGCCCGAACCACTGCGGCAGTATTGTCGGTGACATTCACACCGTGTACTCGCCCGACAAGCTGTTTGGCATTTTCGAGAACGGACGAGATATTGGTACCCTTGGGAGGGTTATACTCCACCGTGACTGCAAACGTCCCTCGGTCGAGGACATCGATGAGGCGCTGCGGCTCTCGACTCATAAATGACCCCTCATAGCATTCCTGCTGCCTTCTTGGCCGACTCCACGGTATTTTCCAGCAGCATCGCAATGGTCATGGGGCCGACTCCACCGGGGACAGGGCTGATCCAACCGGCCTTTTGGCTGACTGCGTCGAAGTCTACGTCGCCGCACAGCTTGCCTTCAGAAGTCTTGTTTGTTCCCACGTCGATAACGACCGCGCCTTCCCGCACCATGTCGGCCGTCACAAACTTCGCCTTTCCGATCGCGACGAGCAGCAACTCCGCCTCACGGCAAACCGCGGGAAGGTCTCTGGTTTTTGAATGACAGATCGTGACGGTGGCATTCCGTTGAAGCAGCATCAACGCCAACGGCTTCCCGACAATATTACTCCGTCCCACCACAACTGCCCGCTTGCCTTCTATGGGTACCCCGGTCGACTCGATCATCTTGATGACACCCTTGGGAGTACAGGCCTCAAAGACGGGGTGCCCCTCCACCAGCCGGCCGAAGTTGTAAGGATGAAATCCATCCGCATCTTTCAGCGGCGAAACGGCTTCCAGGATGATTTTGCTGTCGATATGTTTGGGCAGCGGAAGCTGAACCAGAATTCCATGGATTTTGGGGTCCGTATTCTTTTTGTCGATCAGCGCCAATAATTCGGCCTGTGTCGTGCTTGCCGGGAGCTTATGAGCATCGACATAGATTCCCGCCAATTCGCAGGCTTTTTGCTTGTTCCGAACGTACACATGCGAGGCGGGATCGTCACCCACCAAAATGGTCGCAAGACCCGGTTTCATCGCTTTCTTGGCGAACAGTTCCGCCGATTCCTTTGCCAGACGATCGCGAACCTGTTGCGCCAGTGCTTTTCCATCAATCAATTGTGCGGCCACGATCCCTCCACAACAGTCTAGGTTGAAGTCAAGTCGAGATTAAGGAAGATCATTGTGACGGTTCCTCGTCCTTAACCTTAGCCTTAACCTGTTTAGAGTCGCCGCAACTTAGCAGGGGAATTTTATGCAAGTCAACGCTTCGCTGTCTCTCTCCGCTTGCCTCCTGCCTCAGGCTCTTTCTTGACACTCTCTTTGTTCCTCCGATACGATGGTCTTTGACGAAAACCTGGATGACCCGCCTTTGTTCGTGAAGCTCTATCACCGCTTATCCCTGCCTATCGTGCTCATCCTGGGCTTGACGTTCCCCGGCGAAGCCGCGCAAATCACGGGTCTGGAGTCACCCAATAGCTTCATCAGTGACTCGTCCGGGAAAGAATATTTTATATCCAATATCAACGGTGAACCGGAAGCAAGAGACAACAACGGCTTCATCACAAAATTGAATGCCGAGGGAAAGGTCACCGACCTCAAGTTCATCCAAGGTGGCGTGCTGGGAGTGTTGCTGCATGCCCCCAAAGGGATGGCCGTGGTCGGACCAATTCTTTACATCGCGGATCTCGATCAACTGAAAGCCTTTGATAAGGCGTCAGGCAAACTCGTCGCTACTGTCTTATTCCCCGCATCATCTCGTACGCCGGTATCGTTAACCGACGTGGCAGCCGCGCCGGACGGTATGTTGTACGTTTCAGATGAGGCGGCGAACTCCATTTACCGAATTGATCCGCCGGGCGATCATCATGTCGACCTTTTGATCCATGATGAACGGCTCGCAGGACCCGCCGCAATCGTGATCCATCCCAGGACGAACCATCTCATCACTGTGAGCCGGCAAAAAGGGAAGATTTTTGACATCACTCCCGACGGACAACTGACCGAACTGGAATCGAATGGGTTTTTTACCGGTCGCTTCGAGAACCTGAGCGGAGTGGATTTTGATCAATGGGGAACCATGTACGTATCAGACATCACAAAAGGCAAGATTTGGCGCATGACCCGAGATCATCGATTCCAAGTCATCGCCGAATATCTCCCCGCTCCGGCTGATATCAGTATCGATCGGGTGAACAACTTGATCTTGGTTCCCTACCATTACGTGCATGCCGCAGAGATGAATGGACTAGAGACTCCTTCGGTCGGGAAGCCAAAGGGCGAGAAGCGTACGTTGGCCGACTACGGTTTTATCCCTCCACCTCCCAAGCCCGGAGCGGAAGGAACGAAGAAATGAGCTCATGCTCGTATTGTCACAATCGTCGGGGCAAACGTCCGTGCCCTGCCCTCGGAGGATTGATCTGCAGTCCCTGCTGTGGGGAGCATCGCCTGACGCGGATCTCGTGCCCCGCTGATTGCGCCTATCTCGACACCGGAAGCGATTACCAGCAAAAAAGACTCGGCGCGCAATTTGCGCCCGTCCGGCGAGACTTCTATCAGGAACTGGACCGCTTAGGAGGCCACAAAGCCGTGGCGCTATTCAA from Nitrospira sp. includes the following:
- a CDS encoding Methyltransferase, coding for MRCLNATVSLPLIGTIQQLIDKEAIPRERVAKAVTELSRLFTKERATLNRAYLDDQAYAMAYLGYFLPVNLAKIQVLLNEMPAPEIGERFSVLDLGSGPGTGLLAVLDWWRQRASPHTLSIIAVDSSSRALGQARRLWDRYCQLDNSQEAGLQTYVGDLEQRGWLEQVQQKEPFDLIILANCLNEIFAGACDPIMARTAFVNESLALLAPHGTIMIVEPALRETSRALHQVRDHLLREKRCTIYSPCLHESNCPALAKPDDWCHEERAWEPPVSIQEIDEEVGFIKDALKFSYLLLRKDGKIIVNRSPDVYRVVSELRKLKGEKRAWLCNEHGRQEVGRQERLASPQNEAFDQWHRGAIVQIERIVRKERGGKVSALGRLERDAAVQIVRSV
- a CDS encoding Pyruvate:ferredoxin oxidoreductase, alpha subunit, which produces MSETEVKTNPQGDPITSVAVPKSDGKKDPHGEAKRQKVVTPEYMFLEAPRTKEFITGSEAAKEAVRRSNVDLAIAYPITPQSETMQLVGVLYGEGYVKEYYRGEEEVGVMAAIAGGSRSGVRCYTATAGPGTLRGLEGIASWPGHRLPVVAMFTCRVVNAPLAIQPDNIEVSYLLNCGMIVFHAENQQDMFDFTMAGFTISEKNDVTLPVGVCCDGFFVTHARGYVRMQDRGIKLPPREAWRGAVPVLDAENPPARLSRDAPVQKSNFMAYNIHAVWQQEVWAAVERSRKYINKYMGGLLTAENVEGAEAIIIASGSAAAQSREAVRLCKDKGLNVGLIKVRSLRPFPTKELRELCKNAKLIVVPEFNYVGWLAKEVATAVYGYSKAKIIGGPRVYGGQSMPVELIVDEVESGLTGKKSTNVAMSQVMGGTVSHDEVAHFMRSI
- a CDS encoding Thiamine pyrophosphate (TPP) domain protein, whose translation is MMRERRWKTFSTSCLGKGKGVATTQDTRERIIVPGPAGFHPPSAAQLGVSLPDPGEGLFYGLLEPNEEVVIEEMARKMLTSPNATIFPGPLLLWAWNDHAVEKAKATLEIAAQIPEVMIIPMPDYRPKYPKIDPEEVINPNHPNLTIWGNKIEACIFIGVHCHYANLTLKMIRAGTNCCTMAICAEQGHEDAMLTIRDSDTAKLKRVAQIFKRVREEMGIKLPENGENVRFTGTQSKVHDGKTHTNPMAFAPTPGGVGSAAMFGHSAEQMKREG
- a CDS encoding Pyruvate:ferredoxin oxidoreductase, delta subunit; protein product: MYLVADISVEICAAKSCKLCTQYCPEANTIQYSDELGKDQGFKYGSAYVAVDRCKGCAQCVWVCDNMAKNNAIKMIMIDQLPKAALTENITYGEKSTTAVLASPVVG
- a CDS encoding Pyruvate:ferredoxin oxidoreductase, gamma subunit, with protein sequence MAKRFNIRMAGVGGQGVVTGSHILSTAVINAGGESTIVPFYGSEKRMAPVESYVRVSDEPIYEIGEITFPHIIIIFHPQVITHGKSYTMPFYFGLKEDGIALINNDGPMKLHKDQARELEERRAKLYYIPATKISLEVSGMDLATNMALMGCIGAITGLTDMQALEQAVKDRFLGKGFVVSGGTAALDSVVERKFKKKQELIEKNVAVMRAAWNYAVDKGWASKDAKRVDEPVAAASA
- a CDS encoding Pyruvate:ferredoxin oxidoreductase, beta subunit, whose product is MSLDYVKFSNGFEKFMPKEYRDMVEHGPFGKKVTVSQMGSFKEVLEEHPMCAGCAMTLFIRLAMIAFPNPEDTITVGTAGCGRLAISQAAIPFVYGNYGDQNGVASGLSRGLRLRFGDKPKDVVVMAGDGGTADIGFQQVLHSWFRKERFTTIMLDNEVYGNTGGQESGMTNRGAVLKMAPLGKKFEKMDMVQMAKVAGCAYVATVVPNNPRRVESVIKKAVLIAREVGSTYIQAYTSCNIEYAIPTDKVMEDAKAVENDRYQFTEYVSEEAKQYLTERYGYKEFLAKPAAPAAAIPGKA
- a CDS encoding NADPH-dependent 7-cyano-7-deazaguanine reductase codes for the protein MKRETVGRKPKTSKLGYNERHAKSGISAPLPDIETFPNQYKGYEITIEIPEYTAICPKTNLPDFGTITLHYMPDQKCLELKALKLYIHAYRNLGIFYENAVNRILQDIVKACRPVWAKVTGTFTARGGLSSKIEARYP